In Eulemur rufifrons isolate Redbay chromosome 2, OSU_ERuf_1, whole genome shotgun sequence, the sequence GAAAGGGCCCCGGGGTCGCAGCGCTGGGCGGGAGGTggcgggggtggcgggggcgCCACCTATGTCTTCCGGGTAAGTGCTCCCCTGGGGCGGGGGTCTCAGTCCTAGTCCCAGAGGCTCACGCGCACGCGCTCTACGTACGTCCCTTGGGGTCCTTCTATccctgtgctgggctgggagCCCCTGCCCGTTTTGGGGCCCCAGGGACAGAGACATAGCGCAGTGCCCGTGTCCTCCCTCGACGGCGGGAGGGCGCGCCCCTCAACGCCCCGCTGGCCCCATAGCTGCGCGCCGGCGAGCTGGAGCCACTGATGGTGGCGGCCGGAGGCGGCGGTCGGGCCTACCTGAGGCAGCAGGACCGAGGCTGGGCTCAGGCCACCGCTGAGAAACTGGAGAACCGCTTAGCCGCGCCCGGGAGCCGCGGGAGAGGCGTGGCAGCAGGTGAGGGCGCCGGGCCGCGGGGAGAGGCGGGCGTGCTCCCCATCCGGCTGCCAGCCACAGCACTGTCGCTTCGCAGGTGGAGGGGGCGGCTGGACGTCGCGGGCCCTCTCCCCGCAGGCCGGCCGCTCACTGCAGGAGGGGGCGGAGGGCGGCCAGGGCTGCGCGGAGGCCTGGGCTACTCTCGGCTGGGCCGCGGCTGGCGGCTtcgggggcggcggcggggccTGCACTGCGGGCGGAGGCGGCGGAGGCTACCGGGGTAGGTGCACCCCTGGGGAGGGGAGCCGACAGCCCCGAGGGTGAAGTGAGGTTAGAACCTTAGAAGAGGCCCGAGCCCTCCGAAGGGAAGGGCTCGGTGGGAAAGATGTTAAGTCAGGTTCAGCTGCTCCAGGCCAGAGCAGGAGCTCTTAGAAATGGAGGTCGAATAAATTGGAAATCACACACATGCAGATAGCCCTAGATTTTCATTTAAATCCAGGTATTTTCCATCACAACAGGTGCCCTCCCTGTTGTGCAGTCCCAGGAATGTAGCACGCTGAGCAGGGTGGCAGAAAGGCAGAATTGGATTAagtcagtagttctcaaagtgtgtttctGGAACCTGTAGCCTCAGCACCACCTAAGTTATTAGAAATGCAACTTCTCTTGGTTAAGGGAGCATACAggggagatgttggccaaagggcacaaaatttcagttagataggaaaAATAACTTCCAGAGATGTATTGTACAACAGGTGGCTATAGTTAATACAATGTATTCTTAGCCTGGTATGCTGGCCTCTAGTCCCAGCCATGGTGAGGCTGACGCAGGGGGAtgatttgagcccaggaggctgcagtgagctatgattgtgccccacactccagcctgggcaacagagctggacctcctctcttttaaaaataaaaaaatgtattcttgaaaattgccaCGAGAATAGATTTTAgttgttcttatcacaaaaaatgATACGTATGGAAAGTAGCGCACATGATGATGGCTTGAATTAGCCATTGCAcaatgcatatttcaaaacatcatgttgtacacaataaagatatataatttttattttttaattaaaaagaatgcaAATTCTCAGCCCTTCTCtaacttactgaatcagaaactgtagGGGAGAGTCCCAGTGCTGTTTTAATCAGTCATCTAGGTGATGATTCTAATGCATTCAGTTTGGAAACAACTGGTGTCAAGAAACAACCTTTGTGTCTGGGCTATACTGTTTATAAATACTTTACACACACAATCTACATTCTTACAGAAATGGAATGTGTGGGTTGTGCCTCTgacattttatagctgagaatATGGGATGGGAGGGGCTCAGACAGACAGGAAGTGTCCCAGCCAGCCTGAGCCAGGCCTTCAGGTTCTAGCTGATTATGCCCTCCCCACCTCTCTAGCCCCTGAGCGCTTACTTGTGAACAGAAGCACTTGCATCAGAAGGCTCCTGTAGAGGAGGCCACACTGGGATTTCCACTGGGAGATGCTGGCCTCCCCACTGTTCATAAGCCAGCTTCCCAGCTGTGAGGCAGCTATGTGCCCCTTACTCCTCTCCCATCCCCAtcacccttcctcccttcccgCCACCCCATTTTTGTAGCCAAACCCTCTATCACTCTCAATTTCCAGGGGGCAATGCCTCAGAGACTGACAACCTCTGGGTTAATGGGGAAGATGGGGTATCCTTCATACACCCCAGCAGCGAGCTCTACCTGCAGCCTCTGGCAGGTATTGGCCCCAAGACCCACCTCTCAGGCTGGCCTAGCCTTTTTCCTCAATCCCTGAACCCACTCCAGAAGAGAGTGTGCAGGCTTGCCAGAAGGCCCAGGCTCTCCCACCACCCTTGTGTGCTTGGCATTGTTCTTTGCTCTAAAGTCCTGGGCTAGAACTAACCATGTGGCTGGAAAAGGCATGTATATCCCATCCCTACTCTACCCCCACCTGACCCCCCACATCCCTCACACCCCCCACgtcccccgccccacccacaTCTCCCACACCACACCCCACCATATCAATTTTTTACTATCAGTCACAGAGAGCCACGGAGAGGTGGAGATCCGAAGGTATCTTAACTGCAGTCATTGCCCTTTGAGAGATTGCCAGTGGCAGGCAGAGCTCCAGTTGGCTGAATGCCTGTGCCCACAGGGCATGGTGCTAGCTGTGGATAACATCACCTGCGTGGGTATGTCCTACCTTTGCCCAAGGTCTGGACTCCTGGGATCACAGGCTGGGAGGGGCAGTAAGGCACTTGGAAAGATGGTATAgagacctactgtgtgccaggctctgtgttggGTGCTGGGCAGGAGATTAGAGACCCATCAGTGCACATTTTGCCTTCCAGGAGCATGTGGTCCAGTGTGGGAGGTGAGATGAATATTTAGATATAGCTATATGGATGTATATCTCGAGTGACAATTGCCATGGGGGATAGGAAGTGTTTTAGAGGTTCTCAAAGGGGAGAGGTTGCTTCTCTCTAGGATAATGGGGGAAGGCGTGATGGAAAGGTTAACACTTGAGCTGAGGCTTGAAGCTCGGTGAAACCTGGGGTAAAGGGACAAAGAGCACCTTCCCACTGGAGGTGTCTCTCTTTCTCCGTAGACCTGCCCACCCCTCCAGGCCCTCTGGTTCTGATGGTGGCTGTGGTGGTGACCTCGACACTGAGCCTCCTTATGGTGTGTGGTGTCCTGATTCTGGGTACGGAGCATCTAGCAGGCACAGCAGATTCAAGGCTGCCCCATCTCCACTGAGCTGTGGTGGTTTTCTGTGGGGTTCCAGGGGCACGTGGGGCTGGCTTCCAGACCGCTGCTCCCGGCAGAGCAGTTGTAGACTCCTTTGGGGTTCTAAGACAGGAAGCAgctggggaggcctggggaaAACATTTACCTTAAGGGGCATCTGTGGAGGtgtcctgggcaggggaggcagtgCGGGCCTGATGGGAAGGCAGAGTGTATGCCTTTGTTCTTCCCACCCACAGTGAGCCAGAAGAAGTGGCAGGGCCTGTGGCGAATGAGGCTGCCAGGCCCTGAGCTTGAGCTGAGCAAGCTGCAAACCTCTGCCATCAGGACAGCCCCCAATCCCTATTACTGCCATGCGGGGCTTGGCCCAGCTCAGTTCTGGCCTCTGCCCGCAGGGCTCACCGAGGTTTCGCCAGACAATGTCACTCTTCTCAGGTGAGTCCTCTGCTTCCATCTGAGAACCTGTGCACTATGAATACATATCTCTGATCCTGCTCCCAGCTATGGTGAATTACAGATCCCAGAGAACTGGCCCAAACTCCTTGTATAGGGGAGATAGAGGCCCAAAGAAGCTCCAAAAGGGGAAGTAATTTGCTCAGGGTCAGCTCTCAGCCCCAATTCTGGAATGGGAGGGGGCCTTGGAATATGACTCttttggagcccaggagttgcctCCCTCCTAGGGAGTCTGCAAGGACATCAGGGAAGGCCTCATCACAGACTTCCACTCTGACTCTCACCCCACACCTGCcctctcttttgccctggctcTGTGCAAGTCCATGTCACCTTGGAGGGCTTCTACCGTGCCGAGAGAGCTCACATATGGTCAGCTGGCCATGTGGGGGATGTGGAGGAGCAGGGGAGACAAAGGGGGTATCAGACTCTCTAGGACGCTTCTCCAGGCCAGCCACCCCGTTCCAACCTGTCTTCCTGCAGAGCCCTGGGTCATGGTGCCTTTGGGGAGGTGTATGAGGGACTGGTAATTGGCCTTCCTGGGGACTGCGGCCCACTGCAGGTGGCTATCAAGGTGAGAGGGAGTGGGACTTCTGGCTGGGGTAGAAGAGCAGGGCGCCAGGGAGGGGAGAGCAATTACTAGAGCTAGGGTTAACCCACCCTCCTAAAGTGTCCCAGGGAGCTCAGAAACTGTGCTCTTCCTCCGCCCACCCCAGACCTTGCCAGAGCTCTGCTCTCGTCAGGACGAGCTAGATTTCCTCATGGAGGCGCTCATCATCAGGTgcacctggggcaggggcaggggcggaAGGCGGGAGGGAGAAGCCAGAACTGCCTGCAAAACAGCCTCTCTTCACCCTGGGGCTGAGAGGTGGCAAGTCTGGGGACACAGAAGTCCTCCCCAGTTTTGTGGAGCCTAGAACATGGTTTATATCTCCCTGCTGGCGATGGGGTATGTGCACCACCCACCCAGCAAGTTTAGCCATCAGAACATTGTGCAGTGCGTGGGGCTCAGCCTCCAGGCTGCCCCTCGCCTCATTCTGCTGGAGCTGATGTCTGGAGGGGACATGAAGAGTTTCCTGAGGCATAGCCGGCCACACCTGGTGAGACCCTTCTCTCAGCCCCCCAGGCCCTTCCAGAGACCCTGTCCATGTGTCCTGAGACCTGCATGGACTGACACACCTTCTGCCTGACCCAGGGCCAGCCGTCACCTCTGGTCATGCAGGACCTGCTGCAGCTGGCCCAGGACATAGCCCAGGGCTGCCACTACCTGGAGGAAAATCACTTCATCCACAGGTTGGGAGCAATCCTGGCTTGGGGGACCCCCAGCCCAACTTCCTCCTGAAAGAACAGCCCTTCCATGTAACTTTTAAGGAAATAGATCAGGAAGGGCAAGAACTTCTGCATTCTGGGAGTGATATTTTTGCTAAACTCTACAGGGACATTGCTGCCCGGAACTGCCTGCTGAGCTGTACTGGGCCTAACCGAGTGGCCAAGATTGGGGACTTTGGGATGGCAAGAGATATCTACCGGTGCGGGGCTTGGGGAGTTGGGAAGGCTGTTGCTCCAAGGGGGTTTACCAGCACCTTGGTGGTATTTAAACAATTCATCATTCCCCTCCGCCCTCCTGTAGGACCAGTTATTACCGCAAAGGGGACCGGGCCTTGCTCCCAGTCAAGTGGATGCCCCCAGAGGCCTTCCTGGAGGGCATCTTCACATCCAAGACAGACTCCTGGTGATAACACACCCTCTCTtatcctcctctcccctgccttgAGGCTAATCCTATCTTTTCTGGGCCACTCTGTGTGAGGGAAGGGGAGGCTGCACTGCACTAAGGGTCCTCACCTGGTTCCCCTACTCGTGATGCAGGTCTTTTGGGGTGCTGCTCTGGGAGATCTTCTCACTGGGCTACATGCCCTACCCTGGGCGCACCAACCAGGAAGTGCTGGACTTCGTCATCGCAGGGGGCCGGATGGACCCTCCTAGGGGCTGTCCAGGGCCCGTGTGAGTTTAGAGTGCTGCCCAGGGAGGGAGGTCCTTTATGACCATGGGTGGACACGAACTCCTGCCTCTTCCCAGGTACCGCATCATGACCCAGTGTTGGCAGCACCAGCCTGAGCTCCGCCCCAGCTTTGCCAGCATTTTGGAGCGTCTTCAGTACTGCACTCAGGTGTGCCCCCTGACCCACCTGACTATCTTGGTTTTGGGGGGTCAGGAAGGAAGCCATAAAACAACTCCATGGCCCCCTGCTCCCCAACTCTATTACAGGACCCTGATGTGCTAAATTCACCCCTGCCGGTGGAGCTGGGGCCCAccctggaggaggaaggggcttcTGGGCTGGGGAACAGATCTTTGGAGAGCCCAAGATCCCCACAGCCCCAGGAACTGAGTCCAGAGGGTGTGACAAGCTGGGGAGGGAGTGCTCTTGGCCTCTGGCTGTCCTCTGGCCTCAAGCCCCTCAAATCCAGCGGCCTCCAGCCTCAGAAGCTTTGGAATCCCACCTATGGCTCCTGGGGCCCCAAGGGGCCCTGAGGTCGAGGATTCGGGCATTGATGGTAGCAATGGCTCCTTTCTGCACTCCTCAGGCTTCTAAGTCGCTTGTAATTCCAGTAGCCTCTGTCCCCTGCAGTCTGCGTGTCTGGGCCTGTCTCAGGGCTGGCCTGGCAGCACTGGACTTTCCATGCTGGAAACCAACTCCAGCTTCCTGGGAAGGGCCAGGCCACTCCTAGCTTTTGATCTTTGGGACCAGAGGCCACCCCATACCCCAGGTGTCCGTGAGGAGTCCTGGATTGCTCTCCCCCGTGAACATCCTTCATCTGAGCAGTCCCCAACCTTGCAGATGCTTTTAATAAAAACCTCTTCTCACATCCTCCAGTGATCTGCGTGGATGTGAGGGATACCGGATTGAGGAAGAGGGAaccaggagggaggggatgaggcCTGAGTCACGGAAGCTGGGTCTTTGAGTTTTATTGGGAGGGGGAATCTATTGTAGTGTAGGAGGTTAGACCAATAGGTCTAGGCCTGCTCAATAAAATTCATAATCCAGCTCCTCTGGAGAGGGAAGAGCCTCCTCAGAAGAGCTGGACTGAGGAAGAAGCTTTTGTTCCCTCACATTCCGGAAATTAGTGTCATTCTGCTCTGGGAACGCTGGGGCCCGGGTGGGCGCCAACCTCTGACATCGGCAGTGCGCCCCCTTAGTGGTTGGCACCTGGTCCTTCAGGACCCTGTGAACTGCCCCTCATAAGGGGGTTCCAGTCTCTCGCCGGCATGCACTGTGGGGACGTAGCCGCAGGTCCACATGTCAGACCGGCCGGCCCACGTGGGGACAGGAGTCCAGCCTCATCTCTCGGCCAGGCTGGCCAGGATGCCAATGAGATTGTCCAGCCCCAGCAAATAGCCATCCTCGCGGTTGCCCTCCTCCCAGGGCAGCCGGTGGTCCAGGATCTGGCCGTCGGGAAGGGGCGTGGTTTTGCCGAAGTCGATGAGCCACACACCGGCGCGATGGCAGTGATCATGCACGAAGAGCAGCGAGCTGCCGATCACCTGCCGAGCCCCACACAGTCAGGCCACAGCCCTTTACCTGAGCAGCCCCGACCCTATCCCCACTTAGCCCTCACAGACCCGGGACCTGAGCCCACCGGCTTCTTACCTCGTGCCTCCTGAAGAACTCGGAGACCTCCAGGGTGTCCCGGATCTGCTGCAGGCGGTTCAGATACCTCCTCTGGAGAGAGCAGAAGAGGAGGGCAAATTAATTAAATGCGAAGTGAGCCCTTGCTAACGGTTAGGAGCCACAGTGCATGTTCAGCTTGACAGGTACTGTCGTGAGGAGGACACGGCCCCCCGCATGGCGCACAGCCCAGAAGGAAAGGAACATAAAGCAGTTACAACTCGACGAGATAAATGGGGTCACATAGGCGAGGGCACTAGACGGAATGACCAGGGGCACCCCTTGATTTCAAGATCCCCAATACCTCAGGGTTCTGGGATTCCGCGCTCACCAGTACTTCCTCATCTCCTTGCACAAACTCCTCAAAGACGCGAATCACTTGCTCCCGACTTCGCGTGGTCTTGAAGTCTGTGCTACAGGAGCCGTCGGCTTTCTGAAAGAGGAGGGACAGGAGTGCCAGGGGGCCCGGACCCGCCCAGCGGGGGAGGATCAGCCTAAGGCGGCGGTACTTCCCGGGGCGTTGGGTGCTGGGGACAGCTAGACGGCCGGCCGCCAGAGGGCGTCTGGCTGTGGTGGTAGCGGTGGTGGTGTTCGTGGTGATAGGGCGAGGGGCGACGACAAACCGTAAAGGACACCGAGCGGTGGGGCTGGGGCGGAGGAAGGGCCAGGGCGGTGCAAAGCGAAGCGGACATGGCCCACCTTGATCCCCTCGATGCGGAAGCCAAGCGTGGTGCTAGAGCTGATGCCTTCTCGCCACTGCATGTAGCGCGGCTTGGTGACCGCGCGCTGCGCGTGCTCCTCCTCAGTGGGCGCCGTCGGGTCCACCGCCAACATCTTCTTATACATGTCCTTCCGTAGCTTCGGCCGCTCGCGGGCCTTGGTCAGCTCCTCCTCCAGGTAAGTCCTGTGGGGGTGCAGGCACCAGCCAGGGTATGAGAGGACCCACATGGGCACCCCATTAACGCTTGTTCCGGTCCGGCCCCAACTCGGTCTCCGCCCCAGCCCGGCAGAGCACACGTACCTGACGCCCATCTTGCAGTCAAGCACGCAGGGCCCGTCGAAGCCGTCGAGCAGGTCCTGCAACTGCAGGTAGCTTTCGCCGTCGCGCTCCACCACGCCGTGGAAGGTAGGCACGCAGCCGCGCAGCGCGTCCGCCATCAGCCGCGCCAGGCAGTAGCGCTCCGGCTCCGAGCAGCGTTTCAAAATCAGCCCGCTTGTGCCCGCCGCCTTAAAACTCCCTGCGGACCGGCACCGGTTAGCGCTGCCCGGCCTCTACCTTTCTCCAACCCCATCCGCGCGCTCCCCGACGCTCACCTGTGTGCCCTGCCAGCTGCACCCAGGCGTAGCGCTTCTTGAAAGGGCTGATGACCGGCAGATTCACCATGGTCCGGATCTTCTGCCAGTGGCTTTTCTGAAAGCGACAAGGTCAAGGTCTGCAAGTCCGCGTCTCAGCAATGCAcaagcccctccctcctctgaaaCAGGGTCTCGTCCCGCCCCGGACCCACCGGAAGAAGCTGGAGCTggatgattcattcattcattaattcgtTCATCCACTCAGTGAAGGTTTATTGTGCGCCTGTGTGGCTCACACAGTGATGGTGATTCCAGCTTCTCCAGTCGGCTGTAAAGAGCCCTGGACTTAGGATCAGAAGGCTCAGGTTtgcaccccagctctgccacttaactgCCTGAGCGGGTTACTAAACTGCCCTGCCGAGGTTTTTGTGAGCATCAGAATAACCTGGTCAGCCCTTGTTAAAAATTGCAGattctggctgggtgcagtggctcactcctataatcccagcactttgggaggccgaggtgggaggatcacctgagcccaggaatttgaggttgcagtgagctatgattgcaccactgcactccagccagcctgggtgacagagtaagactctgtctttaaaaataaaaactaaaaacagcaGATTCTCAGGTCTACCGTAGGGAAATTCTGAGTCGGTCTAGGGTGGGgccaaaatttgcatttctaccagtGCCTAGGGATCTTCTGGGCCTGAGAAACAAGGCTGTGAgtatcagtttcttcatctataaaatggggaaataactACCCTTACTGGGCTGTTGGGATTAGTAAATGGGGTTTGAGTGTGACAGGCACTTAGCTCCCCAATCCCATTCCTTGGCATGAAGCATAAGGTAGACAAATCTGGATCACTGATGCATCCACTTGGGACCTTGGTTACTCTCATTTAGGGAGACAGACAAACACACAAATGTAGTTTAcacaggcccagggcagggagaccagcctggaagGGCCTGGAGAAAGAATGGCTTGGGACTCCCCTAGACTCTTGCTGTCCCTGGATTCAATGCACACCTCACTAGTTGGCAAGGCCCAAGGCACCTTTTGTTGATCTGGATCCAGAAATCTAAGCCCTGAAAATGGGATGCAACTCTGAGGGCCTGTCATCTTAGACAAAACTGGGAGGGAAATGTGGGGTTTTTTGGTGTACCCCTTGCCTCATAACCATTGTATCTGAGAGCATCTCATACCCTGAACCTTTTCTCTTCCCACCTCAAACTCAGCAGTCTGGTGTCTCTCTGAAGTACACAGGTTTGCTCATCTAAACTGTGTGTCTGCTGCCTCCTCCCAGGGGTGCTTGGCTTTTAGAGGAGTTATGCATGTGTGCCCCCACAGGAGTGGAACCCAGGAACCACCCTCCCTGACAACGAAGGAGGGAAGAGAACTGAGGAGGTGGCCTAAGTAGGGGAGGCTGCTGACCATAAAGCCCTTTCCcatggggaggggatggaggatATGCCAGAGCACTGGTTGGGGAGTCAGCAGTTGGTTCCAGGCCTGGGCCTGTCACTTTCTAGCTGAGTGAACCCAAGCAAGTACTCTCATCTGTGTGGACCTGTTTCCTCTGGGAGGACGTAGCCGCTGCCATAACACAAGGCACAATTTACTGACTGCCTATTTCATGCCAGGCACTTTCTCATCTTCCATCAGACAGCATTGCTCCCACTTTCCCACTGAAGTCCTTACATGGCACACTAGGGTGTGATCACATGTCCAATCCCTGGGGATCTGGGGGTGTAGCCAGAAGGAGCCCACTAGAAGGATGACATCACTTTCAaaactcctttttaaaatctttaaatacaTACAAGGTTTGCATTCTGCTGCATAATAAATCcaagttttattataaaactcCCCACCTCCAAATCCTCAAGTAAAATTCCAGGAAGATGATGTATGTGCCATGTATATTCAGAAGCACCACCTGATCCCCCTTCTCCCACACGGTTTGGCAATCATGATCATGAGGCACACGCACAGCAAGAGCATGAGGTGGTGTTCTTACTCTGTTTTACACAAGGAAGTTAGCATCCAGAGGAGTTAGCATCCCCTCActctctgcctccagcccccCAATCTCTGGCCCAAGCTCTCTTGCCCCAGCAGGTTCCAAAGTCCATGGTGCCAGCCAGCCTCCCTTTGGGGGATCAAATGGGATACTGCCTGAGAAAGAGTTTTGTACAAGAGGAAGTGATCTGCAGCCATAAAGTGGTGTTTTGATCCCCATGGAGACCCTAACATCTGCCTTCGGCACCCTCTCTACTGGCTGGACACCTTTGCTTTTATGCAAAGGAATGGATTTAATGGCAGGCAGCATTAGGAGCCTTCTAGAAGAATTTGCCAGATACTGGGGCCAGAATGGAGTTAGTCAGAGGATACATTTTGGGTAGGTGGGGTGAGGGAACTGCAACATCCTTCCTTCTGGAATCATGTGGAAGCAGTGAGGGGGGCTGGGAGGTGGAAGGTAGGCCTGGTAGACCACATAGAATTGCTCCCAAGCTGAGGGAAAATGGGGTCAACACCTCTCTCTCCACTCCAGTTTTATGCATCTCATGAGCCAAGAGCAGCAGCAACTAAGGATGGTTTTAGCCAGCAGGTGACAAAGGGCTTTCTTACCCATTATCTCATCCAGCTCTCCTGGCTACCTCGCGAGGAGACAGGATTTAGCCGCCCTCCAAATGATGGGTATGGTCAATCAGGGAAGGAGTTGATGTAAGTGTCTTGGAACTCAACTCACTGCCATCTTCTACCTTAGGGAGATACCTCCCCCAGGGAAcacaatgcatttaaaaatgaatgtattcaAAAAGCCTCCTGGAGAATCATTCTTTAGAGGGTGGGTGGGGATTTTGGCACATGAACAACAGCAGGGAAGATATTTTGAGCAGGTAAGATTTTTATTGTATAGAGATCAGAAAGCATTTATTATGATACAGAGTGAACTCTAGCTGCCAATGTGGCCCAAAGCCACATCCTCTGGCCCAGCCTTCCCTTCATGAAAGTGTTCTCTCTGGGAAACCAACACGCAGCCAGAGGTTATCTGGGCATCTTGGGGCAAAAGCCAGGAGAGCTATGTGACAGTCTTTGATGAAGTCACAGAAGGACCCTCTGATAATTCCTTACTTCTAGGGCTAAACAGGTAGTATCTCTCCTTGGGCAAGTGTTGGCTGGATAC encodes:
- the LTK gene encoding leukocyte tyrosine kinase receptor isoform X1, with translation MGTLGPLLLWLGAAGTILCSSSGSQVPFLLSSPLPTPSSRDPKITAPPGGMEPTLPLNPSGTERSWQFSTCGASGRRGPTQAQCDGTYAGSGVVVTVGAAGPLRGVQLWRAPGPGQYLISAYGAAGGKGARNHLSRAHGVFVSAIFSLSRGEPLYILVGQQGEDACPGGSPESQLVCLGESPAAEEHAATDATERAPGSQRWAGGGGGGGGATYVFRLRAGELEPLMVAAGGGGRAYLRQQDRGWAQATAEKLENRLAAPGSRGRGVAAGGGGGWTSRALSPQAGRSLQEGAEGGQGCAEAWATLGWAAAGGFGGGGGACTAGGGGGGYRGGNASETDNLWVNGEDGVSFIHPSSELYLQPLAVTESHGEVEIRRYLNCSHCPLRDCQWQAELQLAECLCPQGMVLAVDNITCVDLPTPPGPLVLMVAVVVTSTLSLLMVCGVLILVSQKKWQGLWRMRLPGPELELSKLQTSAIRTAPNPYYCHAGLGPAQFWPLPAGLTEVSPDNVTLLRALGHGAFGEVYEGLVIGLPGDCGPLQVAIKTLPELCSRQDELDFLMEALIISKFSHQNIVQCVGLSLQAAPRLILLELMSGGDMKSFLRHSRPHLGQPSPLVMQDLLQLAQDIAQGCHYLEENHFIHRDIAARNCLLSCTGPNRVAKIGDFGMARDIYRTSYYRKGDRALLPVKWMPPEAFLEGIFTSKTDSWSFGVLLWEIFSLGYMPYPGRTNQEVLDFVIAGGRMDPPRGCPGPVYRIMTQCWQHQPELRPSFASILERLQYCTQDPDVLNSPLPVELGPTLEEEGASGLGNRSLESPRSPQPQELSPEGVTSWGGSALGLWLSSGLKPLKSSGLQPQKLWNPTYGSWGPKGP
- the LTK gene encoding leukocyte tyrosine kinase receptor isoform X2, with the protein product MGTLGPLLLWLGAAGTILCSSSGSQVPFLLSSPLPTPSSRDPKITAPPGGMEPTLPLNPSGTERSWQFSTCGASGRRGPTQAQCDGTYAGSGVVVTVGAAGPLRGVQLWRAPGPGQYLISAYGAAGGKGARNHLSRAHGVFVSAIFSLSRGEPLYILVGQQGEDACPGGSPESQLVCLGESPAAEEHAATDATERAPGSQRWAGGGGGGGGATYVFRLRAGELEPLMVAAGGGGRAYLRQQDRGWAQATAEKLENRLAAPGSRGRGVAAGGNASETDNLWVNGEDGVSFIHPSSELYLQPLAVTESHGEVEIRRYLNCSHCPLRDCQWQAELQLAECLCPQGMVLAVDNITCVDLPTPPGPLVLMVAVVVTSTLSLLMVCGVLILVSQKKWQGLWRMRLPGPELELSKLQTSAIRTAPNPYYCHAGLGPAQFWPLPAGLTEVSPDNVTLLRALGHGAFGEVYEGLVIGLPGDCGPLQVAIKTLPELCSRQDELDFLMEALIISKFSHQNIVQCVGLSLQAAPRLILLELMSGGDMKSFLRHSRPHLGQPSPLVMQDLLQLAQDIAQGCHYLEENHFIHRDIAARNCLLSCTGPNRVAKIGDFGMARDIYRTSYYRKGDRALLPVKWMPPEAFLEGIFTSKTDSWSFGVLLWEIFSLGYMPYPGRTNQEVLDFVIAGGRMDPPRGCPGPVYRIMTQCWQHQPELRPSFASILERLQYCTQDPDVLNSPLPVELGPTLEEEGASGLGNRSLESPRSPQPQELSPEGVTSWGGSALGLWLSSGLKPLKSSGLQPQKLWNPTYGSWGPKGP
- the LTK gene encoding leukocyte tyrosine kinase receptor isoform X3, yielding MGTLGPLLLWLGAAGTILCSSSGSQVPFLLSSPLPTPSSRDPKITAPPGGMEPTLPLNPSGTERSWQFSTCGASGRRGPTQAQCDGTYAGSGVVVTVGAAGPLRGVQLWRAPGPGQYLISAYGAAGGKGARNHLSRAHGVFVSAIFSLSRGEPLYILVGQQGEDACPGGSPESQLVCLGESPAAEEHAATDATERAPGSQRWAGGGGGGGGATYVFRLRAGELEPLMVAAGGGGRAYLRQQDRGWAQATAEKLENRLAAPGSRGRGVAAGGNASETDNLWVNGEDGVSFIHPSSELYLQPLAVTESHGEVEIRRYLNCSHCPLRDCQWQAELQLAECLCPQGMVLAVDNITCVDLPTPPGPLVLMVAVVVTSTLSLLMVCGVLILGGAWPSSVLASARRAHRGFARQCHSSQTLPELCSRQDELDFLMEALIISKFSHQNIVQCVGLSLQAAPRLILLELMSGGDMKSFLRHSRPHLGQPSPLVMQDLLQLAQDIAQGCHYLEENHFIHRDIAARNCLLSCTGPNRVAKIGDFGMARDIYRTSYYRKGDRALLPVKWMPPEAFLEGIFTSKTDSWSFGVLLWEIFSLGYMPYPGRTNQEVLDFVIAGGRMDPPRGCPGPVYRIMTQCWQHQPELRPSFASILERLQYCTQDPDVLNSPLPVELGPTLEEEGASGLGNRSLESPRSPQPQELSPEGVTSWGGSALGLWLSSGLKPLKSSGLQPQKLWNPTYGSWGPKGP
- the ITPKA gene encoding inositol-trisphosphate 3-kinase A isoform X1, whose translation is MTLPGGPTSMARRGGAGPCSPGLERAPRRSVGELRLLFEARCAAVAAAAAAGEPRARGAKRRGGQVPNGLPRAPPAPVIPQLTVTAEEPDVPPASPGPPEPEGACLPAVGSSHLQQPRRLSTSSLSSTGSSSLLEDSEDDLLSDSESRSRGNVQLEAGEDVGQKSHWQKIRTMVNLPVISPFKKRYAWVQLAGHTGSFKAAGTSGLILKRCSEPERYCLARLMADALRGCVPTFHGVVERDGESYLQLQDLLDGFDGPCVLDCKMGVRTYLEEELTKARERPKLRKDMYKKMLAVDPTAPTEEEHAQRAVTKPRYMQWREGISSSTTLGFRIEGIKKADGSCSTDFKTTRSREQVIRVFEEFVQGDEEVLVSAESQNPERRYLNRLQQIRDTLEVSEFFRRHEVIGSSLLFVHDHCHRAGVWLIDFGKTTPLPDGQILDHRLPWEEGNREDGYLLGLDNLIGILASLAER
- the ITPKA gene encoding inositol-trisphosphate 3-kinase A isoform X2, producing the protein MTLPGGPTSMARRGGAGPCSPGLERAPRRSVGELRLLFEARCAAVAAAAAAGEPRARGAKRRGGQVPNGLPRAPPAPVIPQLTVTAEEPDVPPASPGPPEPEGACLPAVGSSHLQQPRRLSTSSLSSTGSSSLLEDSEDDLLSDSESRSRGNVQLEAGEDVGQKSHWQKIRTMVNLPVISPFKKRYAWVQLAGHTGSFKAAGTSGLILKRCSEPERYCLARLMADALRGCVPTFHGVVERDGESYLQLQDLLDGFDGPCVLDCKMGVRTYLEEELTKARERPKLRKDMYKKMLAVDPTAPTEEEHAQRAVTKPRYMQWREGISSSTTLGFRIEGIKKADGSCSTDFKTTRSREQVIRVFEEFVQGDEEVLRRYLNRLQQIRDTLEVSEFFRRHEVIGSSLLFVHDHCHRAGVWLIDFGKTTPLPDGQILDHRLPWEEGNREDGYLLGLDNLIGILASLAER